The bacterium genome includes a window with the following:
- a CDS encoding DUF433 domain-containing protein: MNAQYLLDRITANPDVMVGKPTIRGLRITVDQILKALAGGITTQELLEDYPELESEDIQAVLLHASELVSEEQVFKLAIGT, encoded by the coding sequence ATGAATGCTCAATATCTGTTGGATAGGATTACCGCCAATCCTGATGTGATGGTTGGCAAACCGACTATTAGAGGTTTACGAATTACAGTTGACCAGATATTAAAAGCCTTAGCTGGTGGAATCACAACTCAGGAATTGCTTGAAGACTATCCTGAGTTGGAGTCTGAGGATATTCAGGCAGTTTTACTTCACGCATCTGAATTGGTTAGCGAGGAGCAAGTTTTTAAACTTGCAATAGGTACTTGA
- a CDS encoding DUF5615 family PIN-like protein has protein sequence MKQKSLKFLVDVGVSIKVESWLINHGYDTKSVRDINPQMLDEEILKMAVSGKRMVITMDKDFGELVYNSGLPHAGVLLLRLEEAASEEKVKVIENILEKHSNNLLNKFCVFKDGKLRIRK, from the coding sequence GTGAAGCAAAAGAGCTTAAAATTTTTAGTTGATGTTGGAGTTAGTATAAAAGTTGAGAGTTGGCTTATAAATCATGGATATGATACAAAAAGTGTTAGAGACATAAATCCTCAAATGCTTGATGAAGAAATACTAAAGATGGCAGTTTCAGGAAAGCGAATGGTTATTACTATGGATAAAGATTTTGGAGAGTTAGTGTATAATTCCGGATTACCACATGCAGGTGTTTTATTGTTAAGGCTTGAAGAAGCTGCGTCTGAGGAAAAGGTTAAAGTTATAGAAAATATTTTAGAAAAACACTCTAATAATCTTTTGAATAAGTTTTGTGTTTTTAAAGATGGGAAATTGAGAATTAGAAAATAA
- a CDS encoding non-histone chromosomal MC1 family protein, producing MAKKKAEAKLYSLRIGKKEDNVFKGKGARQAALKAASRGLKDSDGLIKLREHGQKKDGKWRLHIFKGSVQKVAKPANAPDWMPDKINKPMVKKLRVEKLDKI from the coding sequence ATGGCAAAGAAAAAAGCAGAAGCAAAGCTCTATTCATTAAGGATAGGCAAGAAAGAAGACAATGTATTTAAGGGTAAAGGAGCAAGACAGGCTGCTTTAAAGGCTGCTTCCAGGGGATTGAAAGACAGCGATGGTCTGATCAAGCTCAGAGAACATGGGCAGAAGAAAGACGGCAAATGGAGACTGCATATATTTAAAGGTTCAGTACAGAAAGTTGCTAAACCTGCTAATGCACCTGATTGGATGCCTGATAAAATTAACAAACCCATGGTAAAGAAACTTCGTGTTGAGAAGTTAGATAAGATATAA